A window of Acinetobacter sp. TR3 contains these coding sequences:
- a CDS encoding VWA domain-containing protein — protein MNMNEELITLKQSDLAEQERRWRLILGQVPNSTSHLPNWSVQDTKMQECLNELYQTQQSNRRGGLGHSSPRVAQWLGDIRQYFPSSVVKVIQKDALERLNLQQMLLEPELLASVEVDIHLVSTLISLNHLMPEKTKETARIVVRQLVEQLENRLKQPLQQAIRGSINRSAHTRRPKRMQDINWKRTIQANLKHWQEDFKTIIPHELHGHPRQQTALKDIVLCVDQSGSMAPSVIYSSVFAAVMASIRAVSTQMIVFDTELADLTPLLQDPVDVLFGTQLGGGTDIAKAIKYCRGKITRPEDTIFILISDLCEGGDAKQMLKQVAEMLDSGVQVIALLALSDDGAPWYDTQHAQIFADMGIPTFACTPDQFPELMATAIEKRDIHAWYATQQNLT, from the coding sequence ATGAACATGAATGAAGAACTGATCACTTTAAAACAATCTGACCTTGCGGAACAAGAACGACGTTGGCGATTAATTTTAGGGCAAGTCCCAAATTCGACCTCGCATTTACCGAATTGGTCGGTGCAAGATACCAAAATGCAAGAATGCTTGAATGAGCTTTATCAGACGCAACAGTCCAATCGCCGTGGTGGTTTAGGGCATTCTAGTCCTCGAGTGGCGCAATGGTTGGGGGATATTCGCCAGTATTTCCCATCTTCTGTGGTAAAAGTTATTCAAAAAGATGCTTTAGAGCGTTTAAATTTACAACAAATGTTGTTAGAGCCTGAATTGTTGGCGAGTGTAGAGGTCGATATTCATTTGGTTTCTACCTTAATTTCACTCAATCATTTGATGCCTGAAAAAACCAAAGAAACTGCACGCATCGTGGTACGTCAGTTGGTAGAACAGCTTGAAAACCGTTTAAAACAACCATTACAGCAAGCGATTCGAGGCAGTATCAATCGTTCAGCACATACGCGTCGTCCTAAACGCATGCAAGACATTAACTGGAAACGCACCATTCAAGCCAATTTGAAACATTGGCAGGAAGATTTTAAAACCATTATTCCACATGAATTACATGGACATCCACGCCAACAAACGGCTTTAAAAGACATTGTACTGTGTGTCGATCAAAGTGGTTCGATGGCACCTTCGGTGATTTATTCCAGTGTCTTTGCGGCAGTGATGGCAAGTATTCGTGCAGTCAGTACGCAAATGATTGTATTTGATACTGAGTTAGCCGATTTAACCCCTTTGCTCCAAGACCCTGTGGATGTGTTGTTTGGAACGCAGTTGGGTGGGGGAACCGATATTGCCAAAGCGATTAAATATTGTCGTGGTAAAATTACTCGTCCAGAAGATACCATCTTTATTCTCATCAGTGATTTGTGTGAAGGTGGTGATGCCAAGCAAATGCTCAAGCAAGTCGCTGAAATGCTAGATAGTGGTGTGCAAGTGATTGCATTACTGGCATTGTCTGATGATGGTGCGCCTTGGTACGATACCCAACATGCACAGATCTTTGCGGATATGGG